The following coding sequences lie in one Ctenopharyngodon idella isolate HZGC_01 chromosome 11, HZGC01, whole genome shotgun sequence genomic window:
- the tmem51b gene encoding transmembrane protein 51b — protein sequence MCSSGRPLCTGNRRPPTNQEGSSSGSQYALCALGVGLVALGVVMIVWSIVPSEGGHTHNATTTGNGSIFGDEGKTSSVAYVLVGSGAAMLLLAICLGVRNKKRQRQRETAGAGGADYVDHVRRDQDEESTGEPASPSYDVPTYEEAVTSGRYPIRQSNLRQSYQLPSYEDLIGAVENEGLQPREGNGPQPAPGPGPQPAAPTSSSQPARSSSRASRLLRPLRVRRIKSEKLHVKDIRLNIQNPGQSRVAIEPLTPPPQYEDKPPQLPTEAV from the exons ATGTGCTCCAGTGGACGGCCTCTGTGTACAGGAAACAGGCGTCCACCCACCAATCAAGAGGGCAGTAGCTCGGGCTCCCAGTATGCTCTCTGTGCACTGGGGGTGGGCCTGGTGGCACTTGGCGTTGTTATGATTGTGTGGAGCATAGTCCCTTCTGAAGggggacacacacacaatgctaCAACCACAGGCAATGGAAGTATCTTTGGGGATGAAGGAAAGACATCATCTGTTGCATATGTGCTGGTTGGATCTGGTGCTGCCATGTTGCTCCTTGCTATATGTCTTGGGGTGAGGAACAAGAAGCGACAAAGACAAAGGGAAACTGCAGGTGCAGGCGGTGCTGATTATGTGGATCATGTTCGTAGAGATCAGGATGAGGA ATCAACTGGTGAACCAGCTTCACCCAGCTATGACGTCCCCACCTATGAGGAGGCGGTCACCAGCGGACGGTACCCTATTCGACAGAGCAACTTGCGACAGAGTTACCAGCTGCCCTCGTACGAAGATCTGATTGGTGCCGTTGAAAATGAAGGCTTGCAACCGAGAGAAGGTAATGGCCCTCAGCCAGCTCCTGGCCCCGGACCCCAGCCCGCAGCTCCCACCTCCAGCTCTCAGCCCGCCCGCAGCAGCAGCAGGGCCAGCCGCCTCCTCAGACCTCTACGAGTGCGCAGGATCAAGTCAGAGAAGCTCCACGTGAAGGATATTCGTTTGAATATCCAAAACCCCGGACAGAGTCGGGTGGCCATTGAACCGCTGACCCCACCACCACAGTATGAGGACAAGCCCCCTCAACTACCCACAGAAGCAGTGTGA